Proteins encoded together in one Planctopirus ephydatiae window:
- the trmD gene encoding tRNA (guanosine(37)-N1)-methyltransferase TrmD — MRFDVLTLFPGIFAGYLQQSLLNKAIEAGKVGVHLWNFRDWTTDNHHSVDDKPYGGGPGMLIMCPPVFDCVEHVQAQGDAPGQLIMLTPAGRKLDQRLVEELSTHKRLVLLCGRYEGFDERIAEGLKPLEVSVGDFIANGGEVPAMLLIDTVIRLIPGVLGDETSHKYESFAQSGQLEYPQYTRPREYRGMKVPEVLLEGNHQAIAAWREQQSQERTVARRSPVELQSATTQAMRSASEILPLPN, encoded by the coding sequence ATGAGATTCGATGTCCTGACGCTGTTTCCAGGGATCTTCGCTGGCTATCTGCAGCAAAGCCTTCTCAATAAGGCGATTGAAGCAGGTAAGGTCGGCGTGCATCTGTGGAACTTCCGCGACTGGACGACCGATAATCATCACTCGGTCGACGATAAGCCTTATGGCGGTGGGCCAGGCATGCTCATCATGTGCCCGCCGGTCTTTGATTGTGTCGAGCATGTGCAGGCTCAGGGAGATGCTCCCGGCCAACTGATCATGCTCACGCCGGCCGGGCGAAAGCTCGACCAGCGTCTTGTGGAAGAACTCTCGACTCACAAACGGCTGGTTTTGTTATGTGGTCGTTACGAAGGTTTTGATGAACGGATCGCTGAAGGATTGAAGCCGCTGGAAGTTTCGGTGGGTGACTTTATTGCCAATGGTGGTGAAGTGCCGGCCATGCTTCTGATCGACACTGTCATTCGGTTGATTCCCGGAGTGCTGGGTGACGAAACCAGCCATAAGTATGAATCATTCGCCCAGAGTGGACAGCTGGAATATCCGCAGTACACCCGTCCCAGGGAGTATCGCGGGATGAAAGTTCCCGAGGTCCTGCTGGAAGGAAACCATCAGGCCATTGCGGCCTGGAGAGAACAGCAAAGTCAGGAACGGACAGTTGCCCGTCGCTCCCCTGTGGAGCTTCAAAGTGCTACCACACAGGCGATGAGATCTGCCTCCGAGATTTTGCCTTTGCCGAACTGA
- the ffh gene encoding signal recognition particle protein — protein MFESITQGLQGALTGIFRSGKLTEANIREGLKQVRQALLEADVEYNVATQFIEKVTAEAVGEKVLKSLRPDEQLIGIVHQQLIALMGPTDHSLHLRRDGINKIMMCGLQGAGKTTTCGKLARKLKADGWKPLLVAADMQRPAAIEQLKTLGQQLDVPVYAEAPGGNPVAVCKNGLAHAKTAGANVVIFDTAGRLHVDDRLMFELEQIDSRVQPDQVYLVCDAMTGQDAVRSAKAFNDALELDGVILTKLDGDTRGGAAISVKQVTGVPIKFVGMGEQLDRLEPFHPDRMAGRILGMGDIVTLFERAQEEFDAEEMERQQQRMLKGRFTLEDFRNQMKQVRRLGSLGDIMKMIPGMGGLLDQFQNIDAEKDMGRIDAIISSMTLDERQNPDRIDRSRRTRIARGSGTDPADVNRLLKDFDNMSSMMQKMSGLGVKDRFRAVQDLAKVGGMNPAAGLQAQKQRSKRGPADADLAAEKKKKARKEAKKQRKKNR, from the coding sequence ATGTTTGAATCGATTACCCAAGGCCTGCAAGGGGCTCTCACGGGCATTTTCCGTTCTGGAAAACTGACCGAAGCCAATATCCGCGAAGGACTTAAGCAAGTCCGGCAGGCACTCCTCGAAGCTGACGTTGAATATAACGTCGCCACGCAGTTCATTGAAAAAGTGACTGCCGAGGCTGTGGGTGAAAAGGTTCTCAAATCACTTCGACCCGACGAACAACTCATCGGGATTGTTCATCAGCAGCTTATTGCCCTCATGGGGCCGACCGATCACTCGCTGCATCTCCGGCGGGATGGTATCAACAAAATCATGATGTGCGGCCTCCAGGGGGCCGGTAAAACCACCACTTGTGGCAAACTGGCTCGCAAGTTGAAGGCCGATGGCTGGAAACCGCTCCTCGTAGCTGCCGACATGCAGCGACCGGCGGCTATTGAACAGCTCAAAACTCTGGGCCAGCAACTGGATGTTCCCGTGTATGCCGAAGCACCCGGCGGCAACCCGGTCGCTGTCTGCAAAAATGGTTTGGCTCATGCCAAAACGGCCGGTGCGAACGTCGTCATTTTCGATACGGCAGGCCGCCTTCACGTTGATGACCGCCTGATGTTCGAACTGGAGCAGATCGATTCGCGCGTGCAGCCCGACCAGGTCTATCTCGTCTGCGATGCCATGACGGGCCAGGATGCGGTTCGCTCGGCCAAGGCTTTCAACGATGCCCTCGAACTCGACGGTGTGATTCTTACCAAGCTCGATGGCGATACCCGCGGTGGGGCTGCCATCAGCGTCAAGCAGGTCACGGGTGTCCCGATCAAGTTTGTCGGGATGGGCGAGCAACTCGATCGACTCGAGCCCTTCCATCCCGATCGTATGGCCGGTCGAATTCTGGGAATGGGTGATATTGTCACTCTGTTCGAGCGGGCCCAGGAAGAGTTCGATGCGGAGGAAATGGAGCGGCAGCAGCAGCGGATGCTCAAGGGCCGCTTCACGCTGGAAGACTTTCGCAATCAGATGAAGCAGGTGCGTCGGTTGGGCTCACTGGGCGATATCATGAAAATGATCCCCGGTATGGGTGGGCTGCTCGATCAGTTTCAAAATATCGATGCCGAAAAAGATATGGGTCGGATTGACGCCATCATCAGCTCGATGACTCTCGATGAACGGCAAAATCCAGATCGGATTGATCGCTCCCGCCGCACGCGTATTGCCCGAGGAAGTGGTACCGATCCTGCCGATGTGAATCGTTTGCTCAAAGACTTCGACAACATGTCGAGCATGATGCAGAAGATGTCCGGGCTGGGTGTTAAAGATCGTTTCCGTGCCGTTCAGGATCTGGCCAAAGTGGGCGGGATGAATCCTGCAGCTGGTCTGCAGGCACAGAAACAACGCAGCAAACGTGGCCCGGCTGATGCGGACCTGGCTGCGGAAAAGAAGAAAAAAGCTCGAAAAGAAGCTAAGAAACAGCGGAAAAAGAACCGCTGA
- the dapF gene encoding diaminopimelate epimerase produces MRFTKMHGIGNDYVYVNLFAEKLPLAAPDLARIVSNRYKGIGGDGLILIGPSERGDARMQMFNADGSESEMCGNGVRCVAKYVYDHGIAKKPELKIETGRGVLTLQMFAGTSGRAERVRVNMGTPILKSADIPTTIPGDPPVNQPLVVGDKTISVTCVSMGNPHCVTFVDELTDAWVLGLGPQVEVHTAFPRRVNAEFAQVLSRTEIQLRVWERGSGETQACGTGACATLVAGVLSGRTDHQALIHLPGGDLEIEWPDEKEVFMTGPATEVFSGEWFPEV; encoded by the coding sequence ATGCGTTTCACTAAAATGCATGGAATCGGCAATGATTACGTCTATGTGAATCTGTTCGCAGAGAAACTTCCGCTTGCTGCGCCCGATTTGGCCCGAATCGTTTCGAACCGCTACAAGGGGATTGGTGGCGACGGGCTGATTCTGATTGGCCCATCCGAACGCGGCGATGCCCGCATGCAGATGTTCAATGCCGACGGCAGCGAATCGGAAATGTGCGGCAACGGTGTTCGCTGTGTGGCCAAGTATGTCTACGATCACGGCATTGCCAAAAAGCCCGAACTCAAAATTGAGACAGGCCGGGGTGTGCTGACCCTCCAGATGTTTGCCGGCACTTCTGGTAGGGCAGAACGTGTCCGCGTCAATATGGGGACACCCATTCTCAAAAGTGCTGATATTCCCACAACCATCCCCGGCGATCCTCCAGTGAATCAGCCTTTGGTAGTGGGCGACAAAACCATTTCCGTCACCTGTGTTTCCATGGGGAACCCGCATTGCGTGACGTTTGTGGATGAACTGACTGATGCCTGGGTGCTGGGCCTTGGGCCGCAGGTCGAAGTGCATACCGCTTTTCCACGCCGGGTGAATGCCGAGTTCGCGCAGGTGCTTTCGCGGACCGAAATTCAATTGCGTGTCTGGGAACGTGGCAGTGGTGAGACTCAGGCGTGTGGAACGGGAGCTTGTGCCACACTCGTGGCTGGTGTGCTCTCTGGTCGGACTGACCATCAGGCACTCATTCATCTTCCCGGCGGTGATCTCGAAATTGAATGGCCCGATGAAAAGGAAGTCTTCATGACGGGCCCGGCAACCGAGGTCTTTTCGGGTGAGTGGTTCCCTGAAGTCTGA
- the rplS gene encoding 50S ribosomal protein L19 encodes MQHKLLQAAEASSLRTDALEFEIGDTVDVHQRILEGDKERIQIFNGVVIARRHGGTRENFTVRRIVAGEGVERTFPIHSPKVAKIVVKRHGKVRRAKLFFLRDRVGKATRLTERLTKKGDE; translated from the coding sequence ATGCAACACAAACTTTTGCAGGCGGCGGAAGCTTCCAGCCTGCGTACCGATGCTCTCGAATTCGAGATTGGTGATACCGTTGACGTGCACCAGCGTATTCTCGAAGGGGACAAAGAGCGTATCCAGATTTTCAATGGCGTGGTCATCGCCCGTCGTCATGGGGGAACCCGCGAGAACTTCACCGTCCGCCGCATTGTGGCAGGTGAAGGTGTCGAGCGTACCTTCCCGATCCACTCACCGAAGGTCGCGAAGATTGTCGTCAAGCGTCATGGTAAGGTTCGCCGCGCCAAGTTGTTCTTCCTCCGCGATCGCGTCGGTAAGGCCACTCGCCTCACCGAACGACTCACGAAGAAGGGCGACGAGTGA
- the atpG gene encoding ATP synthase F1 subunit gamma: MAKARAIVKRLKAVRNIKKITRTMELVATAKFKKAMERALEATAYTRKLAEIVADVSASLGESGEEGAVSHPLLAVRPQVKKRLLLVITSNRGLCGGYNAGVLRVAGQLLRSRDLAVTLDMEVSGKRGINFYKFQRQPLVRTYTQFEDKPTFAQIEEIANRIMDQYIAGEIDQFDVAFMQFQGIARQKPVVETLLPIGNLESESAVTGTEATTDYEFLPSPEEILGEIVPASFKARLFKCFLDAAVSEQVFRMVAMKGATESANDMIKSLKQRYNRARQSQITSELSEIIGGAAALE, encoded by the coding sequence ATGGCCAAAGCACGAGCAATCGTTAAGCGGCTCAAAGCCGTCCGCAATATCAAAAAGATCACGCGGACTATGGAACTGGTGGCTACCGCCAAGTTCAAGAAGGCGATGGAGCGCGCTCTCGAAGCGACCGCTTACACCCGTAAGCTGGCGGAAATCGTCGCCGACGTTTCTGCCTCATTGGGCGAAAGTGGCGAAGAGGGTGCCGTCTCGCATCCGCTATTGGCTGTCAGGCCGCAGGTCAAGAAACGGCTTCTGCTGGTCATCACGTCGAACAGAGGTTTGTGTGGTGGCTACAACGCTGGTGTGCTGCGTGTGGCTGGCCAGCTTTTGAGAAGCCGTGACCTGGCTGTGACTCTTGACATGGAAGTTTCGGGTAAGCGGGGGATTAACTTTTACAAGTTCCAGCGTCAGCCCCTTGTGCGGACTTACACTCAGTTCGAAGACAAGCCGACATTCGCCCAGATTGAAGAGATTGCCAATCGAATCATGGATCAGTACATCGCTGGTGAAATTGACCAGTTTGATGTGGCCTTCATGCAGTTCCAGGGGATTGCCAGGCAGAAACCGGTTGTGGAAACCTTGCTTCCTATTGGAAACCTCGAATCTGAATCTGCTGTGACTGGGACAGAAGCGACGACTGATTACGAATTCCTCCCCTCACCGGAAGAGATTCTGGGTGAGATTGTGCCGGCGTCGTTCAAGGCACGATTGTTCAAGTGCTTCCTCGACGCTGCCGTCAGTGAGCAGGTTTTCCGTATGGTGGCGATGAAGGGGGCGACTGAGAGTGCCAACGACATGATCAAGTCACTCAAACAGCGTTACAACCGGGCCCGTCAGTCACAGATTACCTCCGAACTGAGCGAAATCATTGGAGGGGCCGCCGCTCTGGAATAG
- the atpD gene encoding F0F1 ATP synthase subunit beta: protein MSTAVANHVGRITQVIGSTFDAEFAEGSLPPIYNAVKVDVEIKGTRVKVVGEIQQHLGGGRVRCVALGSTDGLARGVDVIDTGAPLSVPVGKGTLGRVFNVLGEPIDGRGEVVAEDHWPIHRDPPKLEELSSKTEIFETGIKVVDLLIPFVRGGKAGLFGGAGLGKTVILQELIARIASTHGGYSVFAGVGERTREGNDLWLEMQETQIGSTGRAVIEQTCMVFGQMNEPPGARLRVALSALTMAEWFRDTTGADTLLFVDNIFRFSQAGSEVSALLGRMPSAVGYQPTLSTELGALQERITSTKRGAITSVQAVYVPADDPTDPAPATAFSHLDAFIYLERKIAEKGLYPAIDPLASSSRILDPQIVGERHYACARRVQKILQRYRELQDIIAILGVDELSEDDKLVVKRARRIERFLSQPFFVAEAFTGKKGSFTTLADTIRSFEEICDGKWDDLPESAFMYVGAIEEAVAQAEKMAKG from the coding sequence ATGTCCACCGCTGTTGCAAATCACGTTGGCCGCATCACGCAGGTCATCGGTTCGACGTTCGATGCGGAGTTTGCCGAGGGCTCGCTCCCTCCGATCTACAACGCCGTTAAGGTTGATGTGGAAATCAAGGGGACGCGAGTTAAGGTCGTTGGTGAAATCCAGCAGCATCTGGGTGGTGGCCGTGTTCGCTGTGTGGCCTTGGGATCAACCGATGGTCTGGCCCGTGGGGTCGATGTGATCGATACTGGCGCACCACTTTCGGTTCCCGTCGGTAAAGGAACTCTGGGTCGCGTCTTCAACGTGCTGGGTGAACCGATTGATGGCCGTGGCGAAGTGGTGGCCGAAGATCACTGGCCCATCCACCGCGATCCGCCCAAGCTCGAAGAACTCAGTTCCAAGACTGAAATCTTCGAAACCGGGATCAAGGTGGTGGATCTGCTGATCCCGTTCGTCCGCGGTGGTAAGGCCGGTCTCTTCGGTGGTGCCGGTCTGGGCAAGACGGTGATTCTGCAGGAACTCATTGCCCGTATTGCCAGTACCCACGGGGGTTACTCGGTCTTTGCCGGTGTGGGTGAACGAACCCGCGAAGGGAACGATCTCTGGCTCGAAATGCAGGAAACACAGATTGGTTCAACCGGTCGTGCGGTCATCGAGCAGACCTGTATGGTTTTCGGCCAGATGAACGAGCCGCCAGGTGCCCGTCTCCGTGTGGCACTTTCAGCACTGACCATGGCCGAATGGTTCCGTGATACGACCGGTGCCGATACGCTGCTGTTCGTTGATAACATCTTCCGGTTCTCACAGGCCGGTTCGGAAGTGTCGGCACTTCTGGGACGTATGCCTTCCGCTGTGGGTTATCAGCCAACTCTTTCAACTGAACTGGGTGCTCTCCAGGAACGCATCACATCGACGAAACGTGGGGCGATTACGTCTGTGCAGGCTGTGTATGTTCCGGCGGATGATCCCACCGACCCTGCACCAGCCACGGCCTTCTCGCACCTCGACGCGTTTATTTACCTTGAACGTAAGATTGCCGAAAAGGGTCTCTACCCCGCGATCGATCCACTGGCTTCGTCAAGCCGTATTCTCGACCCGCAGATTGTTGGCGAGCGGCACTATGCCTGTGCCCGCCGTGTGCAGAAGATTCTGCAGCGATATCGCGAACTTCAGGACATCATCGCGATTCTCGGTGTGGACGAATTGAGCGAAGACGACAAGCTGGTGGTGAAGCGAGCCCGTCGTATCGAGCGATTCCTGTCGCAGCCCTTCTTCGTGGCCGAAGCCTTCACCGGGAAAAAGGGCAGCTTTACCACGCTGGCTGATACGATTCGCAGCTTTGAAGAAATCTGCGACGGCAAGTGGGATGACCTGCCCGAAAGTGCCTTCATGTATGTGGGCGCCATTGAAGAAGCTGTGGCTCAGGCTGAGAAGATGGCTAAGGGTTAA
- a CDS encoding FoF1 ATP synthase subunit delta/epsilon encodes MALGDSLRLTVVTPEKPVIDQVVRSVQFPLADGMTGVLPGRAPLIGRLGYDELVFIDDSGESRYFVDGGFVQIAQNVVTILTSSCRPLASLNRNEASKALEAALAQKAVSDSEFSQRQKEQDRARRMLALADQ; translated from the coding sequence ATGGCTCTTGGTGACAGTTTGCGACTGACCGTTGTAACGCCTGAAAAACCGGTGATTGACCAGGTGGTTCGGAGCGTCCAGTTCCCGCTGGCTGATGGTATGACGGGTGTACTTCCCGGTCGCGCCCCATTGATTGGCCGTCTGGGGTATGACGAGCTGGTTTTCATCGATGATAGCGGTGAGTCGCGATATTTCGTGGATGGTGGTTTTGTGCAGATTGCTCAGAACGTCGTTACCATTCTGACGTCGTCGTGTCGGCCTTTGGCAAGTTTAAACCGCAATGAAGCAAGCAAGGCTCTCGAAGCGGCTTTAGCGCAGAAAGCCGTCAGTGATTCAGAATTCAGCCAGCGGCAGAAGGAGCAGGATCGAGCCCGCCGAATGCTGGCTCTGGCAGATCAGTAG
- the arsA gene encoding arsenical pump-driving ATPase: MPTATTKSIASGLARLVEQSPRHLFFTGQGGVGKTSIASAVAIALAELGRRVLIVSTDPASNLDEVFETQLGNRPTPVNNIPGLWGLNLDPHQAAAEYREKMVGPYRGVLPESAIASIEEQFSGACTVEIAAFDQFAQLLGDERTTSDFDHVIFDTAPTGHTLRLLALPSSWASYLDANTTGTTCIGPLAGLAAQQKLYHATAHALCDGQLTTLVLVTRPEASAIREAARTSQELKALGVEQQWLVINGLFEAKSTDPLAISMEQRMQAALAALPDDLKILPSITVPFQPGGLIGKAALQHLGHSVETVTNSQQASTQQAPTSSQEFPPWKSLLELTGELAQMEHGVIMTMGKGGVGKTTIAAAIAIRLAQLGRKVLLTTTDPAGHIVELVETGELPQLSVERIDAHAETERYRDEVRQTAGAQLDDAGRALLEEDLRSPCTEEIAVFRAFARTVARGKQQIVVLDTAPTGHTILLLDAAMAFHQEAQRLTNQVSEEVAQLLPVLRDHQQTRILLVTLPEATPVHEARLLQADLQRAGMEPMGWVVNQSISLLDVYDPGLVTRKIFEREFIVEVAEAHPSMMTIVPWQATIPTGAAGLLSMTE; encoded by the coding sequence ATGCCCACTGCGACGACGAAAAGTATAGCCAGTGGGTTAGCCCGTTTAGTCGAGCAATCTCCTCGCCATCTGTTCTTTACGGGGCAGGGGGGTGTGGGCAAGACATCGATTGCGAGTGCCGTGGCCATCGCACTCGCCGAATTGGGCCGTCGAGTGCTGATTGTTTCCACTGATCCTGCATCAAATCTCGATGAGGTTTTTGAAACACAACTCGGCAATCGCCCGACGCCTGTGAACAATATTCCGGGCTTGTGGGGTTTGAATCTGGATCCTCATCAGGCTGCTGCCGAATATCGAGAGAAGATGGTGGGGCCTTATCGTGGGGTTTTGCCTGAGTCAGCGATCGCTAGCATAGAAGAACAGTTTTCAGGAGCCTGTACTGTCGAGATTGCCGCCTTTGATCAATTCGCTCAATTACTGGGAGACGAACGCACAACCAGCGATTTCGACCATGTGATTTTTGATACCGCTCCGACGGGGCACACCCTCAGGCTCCTGGCGTTACCTTCCTCCTGGGCCAGCTATCTCGATGCTAATACAACAGGCACCACTTGCATTGGCCCACTGGCGGGGCTGGCGGCTCAACAAAAGTTGTATCACGCGACGGCCCATGCTCTTTGCGACGGCCAACTGACGACGTTAGTTCTCGTGACAAGGCCTGAAGCATCGGCCATACGGGAAGCAGCGCGTACCAGTCAAGAACTCAAGGCGTTAGGTGTCGAACAGCAGTGGCTGGTCATCAATGGACTCTTTGAAGCCAAATCGACCGACCCGCTGGCGATCTCCATGGAACAGCGAATGCAAGCGGCCCTCGCTGCTCTGCCTGATGACCTGAAAATACTTCCGTCAATCACAGTCCCTTTCCAACCCGGTGGCCTCATTGGAAAAGCCGCTCTCCAACATCTTGGCCACTCCGTCGAGACGGTGACGAATTCACAACAAGCATCTACGCAGCAGGCACCAACATCCTCGCAAGAATTCCCTCCGTGGAAGAGTCTGCTGGAATTGACGGGCGAACTGGCCCAGATGGAGCACGGCGTCATCATGACGATGGGCAAAGGAGGGGTGGGCAAAACGACCATTGCCGCTGCTATTGCGATCCGGCTGGCGCAACTCGGGCGAAAAGTCCTGCTCACGACGACGGATCCAGCCGGCCATATTGTCGAATTGGTCGAAACTGGCGAGCTGCCGCAGCTTTCGGTCGAGCGCATTGATGCACACGCAGAAACAGAGCGTTATCGGGATGAAGTGAGGCAGACGGCTGGGGCTCAACTCGATGACGCTGGTCGAGCCCTCTTAGAGGAAGATTTAAGGTCACCCTGCACTGAAGAAATCGCGGTGTTCCGGGCTTTTGCACGCACTGTTGCTCGGGGAAAACAGCAGATTGTTGTGCTCGATACGGCACCGACAGGACACACAATTCTCCTGCTCGATGCGGCCATGGCCTTTCATCAAGAAGCGCAGAGGCTTACCAATCAGGTCTCTGAGGAAGTTGCCCAATTGCTCCCGGTACTGAGAGACCATCAGCAGACCCGTATTCTGCTGGTCACGCTTCCCGAAGCGACTCCGGTGCATGAGGCCCGATTACTGCAGGCCGATCTGCAGCGGGCCGGTATGGAACCGATGGGCTGGGTCGTGAATCAATCAATTTCGCTACTGGACGTTTATGATCCGGGCCTCGTGACCCGCAAGATCTTTGAGCGCGAGTTCATTGTCGAAGTGGCAGAAGCTCATCCATCAATGATGACCATCGTCCCCTGGCAAGCCACCATCCCTACGGGAGCTGCCGGTTTACTTTCGATGACCGAATAA
- the atpA gene encoding F0F1 ATP synthase subunit alpha: protein MKFNADEIASVIQREIQDFRGQIQTNEVGTVVEVGDGIARVYGLTNAMSGEMVEFSSGVRGQVFNLEENSVGVIILGNYLKISEGDEVRATGQLLSIPVGDALIGRVVDPLGNALDGRGPIIAESSRPLETTAPGVAARQPVKQPMQTGIKAVDAMTPVGRGQRQLIIGDRKTGKTAVALDAIINQKGGDVICIYVACGQRASSIGGVVEALRAAGAMDYTIVVAAGASDPAPLQYIAPYAGAAIAEYFMYQGKHTLVVYDDLSKQAVAYRQLSLLMRRPPGREAYPGDVFYCHSRLLERAAKLSDELGGGSMTALPIIETLEGEVSAYIPTNVISITDGQIYLEPDLFFAGVRPAINVGISVSRVGGNAQTKGMKKVAGSLRLDLAAFRELEAFAQLGTELDAATQKQVDRGYRMVELLKQPQYVPLAAADQIVSIYAGTRGYFDAVPVNQVAEAEKQLLEYVRLEHAAFRENLISSKTLDDAQEAQLKTILEGFKKRWQPK, encoded by the coding sequence ATGAAATTCAACGCGGACGAGATCGCTTCAGTTATTCAGCGTGAAATCCAGGATTTCCGCGGACAAATCCAGACCAACGAAGTTGGTACGGTTGTGGAAGTGGGCGACGGTATTGCGCGCGTCTATGGGCTCACCAACGCCATGTCTGGCGAAATGGTCGAGTTTTCCAGTGGCGTGCGCGGCCAGGTCTTCAACCTGGAAGAAAACTCTGTCGGTGTGATCATTCTGGGTAATTACCTGAAGATCTCCGAAGGGGATGAAGTCCGGGCGACTGGCCAGTTGCTCTCGATTCCCGTGGGCGATGCCCTGATTGGCCGCGTGGTCGATCCTCTGGGGAATGCCCTCGATGGTCGTGGGCCGATCATTGCTGAATCGTCACGCCCTCTTGAAACTACAGCGCCCGGTGTGGCTGCCCGTCAGCCGGTGAAGCAGCCCATGCAGACAGGGATCAAGGCTGTCGATGCCATGACTCCTGTGGGGCGTGGTCAGCGTCAGCTCATCATTGGCGACCGCAAGACGGGTAAAACGGCTGTCGCTCTCGATGCGATCATCAATCAAAAGGGTGGCGACGTCATCTGCATTTACGTCGCCTGTGGTCAGCGAGCGAGTTCAATTGGCGGCGTGGTCGAAGCTCTGAGAGCCGCGGGCGCTATGGACTACACGATTGTGGTGGCCGCCGGTGCTTCCGATCCTGCTCCTCTGCAGTACATCGCTCCTTATGCAGGTGCTGCGATTGCCGAATACTTCATGTATCAGGGCAAGCACACGCTGGTGGTGTATGACGATCTTTCGAAGCAGGCGGTCGCTTACCGTCAGCTTTCACTGCTGATGCGTCGTCCTCCTGGTCGTGAAGCTTATCCCGGTGACGTGTTCTACTGTCACAGTCGTCTGCTGGAACGAGCTGCTAAGCTGAGTGATGAACTCGGTGGCGGTTCGATGACAGCGCTCCCTATCATCGAAACGCTCGAAGGGGAAGTTTCGGCGTACATTCCGACGAACGTGATTTCGATCACCGACGGTCAGATTTATCTGGAACCCGACCTGTTCTTTGCTGGCGTTCGCCCAGCCATCAACGTCGGTATTTCAGTCTCTCGCGTGGGTGGTAATGCCCAGACGAAAGGGATGAAAAAGGTCGCCGGGAGTTTGCGACTCGACCTGGCAGCCTTCCGTGAACTTGAAGCGTTTGCTCAGTTGGGGACCGAACTTGACGCCGCCACTCAAAAGCAGGTGGATCGTGGTTACCGCATGGTGGAGTTGCTCAAGCAGCCTCAGTATGTGCCACTGGCCGCTGCTGATCAGATTGTGAGTATTTACGCTGGTACGCGTGGTTATTTCGATGCCGTGCCCGTCAATCAGGTGGCTGAGGCTGAAAAGCAACTGCTGGAATATGTTCGTCTGGAACATGCGGCATTCCGTGAGAATCTCATCAGCAGTAAGACGCTCGATGATGCCCAGGAAGCTCAATTAAAGACCATTCTGGAAGGATTCAAGAAACGGTGGCAGCCAAAGTAA
- a CDS encoding response regulator, which translates to MRQGCRLAVVADHTDTHAVLDAVLSPQGYEVTRLRRYSDLETRHTTADPFDIVVLDADAMPHSTATAQSAEKTETPAMRHVVIGTVSISLNSETRLISKPYQMAELLQTIESLLPVRH; encoded by the coding sequence ATGAGACAGGGATGTCGACTGGCTGTGGTGGCCGATCATACGGATACCCATGCCGTGCTGGATGCCGTGCTTTCACCGCAAGGATATGAAGTGACTCGCTTAAGGCGCTACAGCGACCTCGAAACCAGGCACACGACGGCTGACCCTTTCGACATTGTCGTGCTGGATGCGGATGCCATGCCGCACTCGACGGCTACTGCTCAATCGGCAGAGAAGACAGAAACTCCAGCCATGCGGCATGTGGTGATTGGAACTGTCTCGATAAGCTTAAACTCGGAAACAAGGTTGATTTCCAAACCCTACCAGATGGCGGAACTGCTGCAGACGATTGAATCGTTGTTGCCAGTTCGCCATTAA
- the rpsP gene encoding 30S ribosomal protein S16 — translation MAVRIRMKKIGRKHRPFYRICVMDSRVHREGKAIEEIGWYDTAIDDKSKRVKINLERVDYWVSVGASLSDRVATLVKKIKTNKFGVKAAPPALIAPKVKEAAPAEGGEAPAEGGESTEG, via the coding sequence GTGGCAGTTCGGATTCGCATGAAGAAGATTGGGCGTAAGCACCGTCCATTTTACCGCATCTGTGTGATGGACTCACGAGTTCACCGTGAAGGGAAAGCGATCGAAGAAATTGGCTGGTACGACACCGCCATCGATGACAAATCGAAGCGCGTCAAGATCAACCTGGAACGTGTTGATTACTGGGTCAGTGTCGGCGCCAGCCTCTCTGATCGAGTAGCTACACTCGTCAAGAAGATCAAGACCAACAAGTTCGGCGTGAAGGCTGCTCCTCCCGCGCTGATTGCTCCCAAGGTCAAGGAAGCTGCTCCTGCCGAAGGTGGTGAAGCTCCTGCCGAAGGTGGCGAAAGCACAGAAGGTTAA